A window of Periplaneta americana isolate PAMFEO1 chromosome 7, P.americana_PAMFEO1_priV1, whole genome shotgun sequence contains these coding sequences:
- the LOC138703673 gene encoding uncharacterized protein isoform X1: MNEKRNEGMDAMDENCVLPKVPSLVKNGDDNAILLDYLQLCTDVTPPADITVKELMDNSRQFPRKFPIETMRCSTLMTQTHVKKDLMEKNANSAYPLLHETALFLYIRFLEHKKKHGIGPEKTLYASMGLLEFVQRLLEKRSVTFFAKNDKYLLLSGEQGISGWEAVGSEHETTPLFLSNCLSYDEMKLSALLSVSSWSYFINEGTRDNKGVPQKNTQSFTTRGIIIGLIGARLKRIELMEWQEVLITKTQNTKVKGYGAAPASGSTQLTSERERSLSWRQLWADFYGIKPHLLLFEDIVKLRKSGNKAALTRYRELNRDRLFDNVAYKKRMVVSIETLLFEAEARAVAQGTTAYIHVVGIGLGVWRASEHQEKEFLDAFASCLRRLRPVLQHVSDINFAWFKEQMNAETWKGITESNETGSGIRIMFSKRPPHSKLSDPEDADKLLVVSYAWDGNALPGNEFWLGKLGSTGDSAAASSTQITELHNPHINKNKVSGANLHIASEKWGILHISEYVRRKMDPSQTSTKK, translated from the exons ATGAACGAAAAGCGAAATGAAGG TATGGATGCAATGGATGAAAACTGTGTTCTACCGAAAGTGCCATCCTTGGTGAAAAATGGGGATGACAATGCCATTCTCCTGGATTATTTACAATTATGTACTGATGTTACACCACCGGCTGATATAACTGTAAAGGAGCTAATGGACAATAGTAGACAGTTCCCAAG GAAGTTCCCTATAGAAACAATGAGATGTTCTACTCTTATGACGCAGACTCATGTTAAAAAAGATCTTATGGAGAAAAATGCAAATTCCGCATATCCTTTATTACATGAAACTGCAttatttttgtacattcgttttctggaaCATAAAAAGAAACATGGGATTGGACCAGAGAAAACATTATACGCAAGCATGGGTTTGCTTGAATTTGTTCAGCGCTTGCTTGAGAAGAGATCAGTTACATTTTTTGCAAAGAATGATAAATATCTATTACTGAGTGGAGAGCAGGGCATTAGTGGCTGGGAAGCAGTTGGATCG GAACATGAAACGACTCCACTATTTCTATCCAATTGTCTGAGTTATGATGAGATGAAACTCTCAGCACTGTTGTCAGTGTCGTCCTGGAGCTACTTCATTAATGAGGGCACACGTGATAATAAAGGTGTTCCTCAGAAGAACACGCAGAGTTTCACAACAAGGGGCATCATTATCGGTCTAATTGGAGCACGACTGAAGCGAATTGAACTCATGGAATGGCAGGAAGTTCTGATAACAAAGACACAGAACACTAAGGTGAAAGGTTATGGTGCAGCACCAGCATCTGGATCAACACAGCTGACCAGCGAACGCG AGCGTTCTCTCTCTTGGAGACAATTATGGGCAGATTTTTATGGGATCAAGCCACATCTTCTACTGTTTGAAGATATAGTAAAACTTCGAAAATCAGGCAACAAGGCTGCACTGACTCGCTACAGAGAGTTGAACAGGGATCGCCTATTTGACAATGTGGCATATAAGAAGAGAATGGTAGTCTCAATCGAGACTCTTCTGtttgag GCAGAAGCACGAGCAGTCGCGCAGGGGACCACAGCTTATATTCATGTAGTGGGAATTGGTCTTGGGGTATGGCGTGCATCAGAACATCAGGAGAAGGAGTTCCTCGACGCATTTGCAAGTTGTCTTCGGAGGTTGCGTCCTGTTCTTCAACATGTGTCAGATATAAACTTCGCCTGGTTCAAAGAACAAATGAATGCTGAAACTTGGAAAGGAATTACTGAGTCTAATGAAACag GTTCTGGGATTCGCATTATGTTCTCAAAGCGCCCTCCTCATTCCAAACTGTCAGATCCTGAAGATGCTGATAAACTTCTTGTGGTTTCCTATGCATGGGATGGAAATGCTCTGCCTGGCAATGAGTTTTGGCTAGGTAAACTTGGTTCAACTGGGGATTCAGCAGCTGCAAGCTCTACACAG ATCACAGAATTACACAATCCACATATCAACAAGAATAAGGTCAGTGGTGCCAATCTCCACATAGCCAGTGAAAAGTGGGGAATACTGCACATATCAGAATATGTCCGCAGGAAGATGGATCCTTCACAGACATCAACTAAGAAGTGA
- the LOC138703673 gene encoding uncharacterized protein isoform X2, producing MTPLLGISYRMDAMDENCVLPKVPSLVKNGDDNAILLDYLQLCTDVTPPADITVKELMDNSRQFPRKFPIETMRCSTLMTQTHVKKDLMEKNANSAYPLLHETALFLYIRFLEHKKKHGIGPEKTLYASMGLLEFVQRLLEKRSVTFFAKNDKYLLLSGEQGISGWEAVGSEHETTPLFLSNCLSYDEMKLSALLSVSSWSYFINEGTRDNKGVPQKNTQSFTTRGIIIGLIGARLKRIELMEWQEVLITKTQNTKVKGYGAAPASGSTQLTSERERSLSWRQLWADFYGIKPHLLLFEDIVKLRKSGNKAALTRYRELNRDRLFDNVAYKKRMVVSIETLLFEAEARAVAQGTTAYIHVVGIGLGVWRASEHQEKEFLDAFASCLRRLRPVLQHVSDINFAWFKEQMNAETWKGITESNETGSGIRIMFSKRPPHSKLSDPEDADKLLVVSYAWDGNALPGNEFWLGKLGSTGDSAAASSTQITELHNPHINKNKVSGANLHIASEKWGILHISEYVRRKMDPSQTSTKK from the exons ATGACACCTCTACTTGGAATATCATACCG TATGGATGCAATGGATGAAAACTGTGTTCTACCGAAAGTGCCATCCTTGGTGAAAAATGGGGATGACAATGCCATTCTCCTGGATTATTTACAATTATGTACTGATGTTACACCACCGGCTGATATAACTGTAAAGGAGCTAATGGACAATAGTAGACAGTTCCCAAG GAAGTTCCCTATAGAAACAATGAGATGTTCTACTCTTATGACGCAGACTCATGTTAAAAAAGATCTTATGGAGAAAAATGCAAATTCCGCATATCCTTTATTACATGAAACTGCAttatttttgtacattcgttttctggaaCATAAAAAGAAACATGGGATTGGACCAGAGAAAACATTATACGCAAGCATGGGTTTGCTTGAATTTGTTCAGCGCTTGCTTGAGAAGAGATCAGTTACATTTTTTGCAAAGAATGATAAATATCTATTACTGAGTGGAGAGCAGGGCATTAGTGGCTGGGAAGCAGTTGGATCG GAACATGAAACGACTCCACTATTTCTATCCAATTGTCTGAGTTATGATGAGATGAAACTCTCAGCACTGTTGTCAGTGTCGTCCTGGAGCTACTTCATTAATGAGGGCACACGTGATAATAAAGGTGTTCCTCAGAAGAACACGCAGAGTTTCACAACAAGGGGCATCATTATCGGTCTAATTGGAGCACGACTGAAGCGAATTGAACTCATGGAATGGCAGGAAGTTCTGATAACAAAGACACAGAACACTAAGGTGAAAGGTTATGGTGCAGCACCAGCATCTGGATCAACACAGCTGACCAGCGAACGCG AGCGTTCTCTCTCTTGGAGACAATTATGGGCAGATTTTTATGGGATCAAGCCACATCTTCTACTGTTTGAAGATATAGTAAAACTTCGAAAATCAGGCAACAAGGCTGCACTGACTCGCTACAGAGAGTTGAACAGGGATCGCCTATTTGACAATGTGGCATATAAGAAGAGAATGGTAGTCTCAATCGAGACTCTTCTGtttgag GCAGAAGCACGAGCAGTCGCGCAGGGGACCACAGCTTATATTCATGTAGTGGGAATTGGTCTTGGGGTATGGCGTGCATCAGAACATCAGGAGAAGGAGTTCCTCGACGCATTTGCAAGTTGTCTTCGGAGGTTGCGTCCTGTTCTTCAACATGTGTCAGATATAAACTTCGCCTGGTTCAAAGAACAAATGAATGCTGAAACTTGGAAAGGAATTACTGAGTCTAATGAAACag GTTCTGGGATTCGCATTATGTTCTCAAAGCGCCCTCCTCATTCCAAACTGTCAGATCCTGAAGATGCTGATAAACTTCTTGTGGTTTCCTATGCATGGGATGGAAATGCTCTGCCTGGCAATGAGTTTTGGCTAGGTAAACTTGGTTCAACTGGGGATTCAGCAGCTGCAAGCTCTACACAG ATCACAGAATTACACAATCCACATATCAACAAGAATAAGGTCAGTGGTGCCAATCTCCACATAGCCAGTGAAAAGTGGGGAATACTGCACATATCAGAATATGTCCGCAGGAAGATGGATCCTTCACAGACATCAACTAAGAAGTGA
- the LOC138703673 gene encoding uncharacterized protein isoform X3 — translation MLHHSMDAMDENCVLPKVPSLVKNGDDNAILLDYLQLCTDVTPPADITVKELMDNSRQFPRKFPIETMRCSTLMTQTHVKKDLMEKNANSAYPLLHETALFLYIRFLEHKKKHGIGPEKTLYASMGLLEFVQRLLEKRSVTFFAKNDKYLLLSGEQGISGWEAVGSEHETTPLFLSNCLSYDEMKLSALLSVSSWSYFINEGTRDNKGVPQKNTQSFTTRGIIIGLIGARLKRIELMEWQEVLITKTQNTKVKGYGAAPASGSTQLTSERERSLSWRQLWADFYGIKPHLLLFEDIVKLRKSGNKAALTRYRELNRDRLFDNVAYKKRMVVSIETLLFEAEARAVAQGTTAYIHVVGIGLGVWRASEHQEKEFLDAFASCLRRLRPVLQHVSDINFAWFKEQMNAETWKGITESNETGSGIRIMFSKRPPHSKLSDPEDADKLLVVSYAWDGNALPGNEFWLGKLGSTGDSAAASSTQITELHNPHINKNKVSGANLHIASEKWGILHISEYVRRKMDPSQTSTKK, via the exons ATGTTGCACCACAGTATGGATGCAATGGATGAAAACTGTGTTCTACCGAAAGTGCCATCCTTGGTGAAAAATGGGGATGACAATGCCATTCTCCTGGATTATTTACAATTATGTACTGATGTTACACCACCGGCTGATATAACTGTAAAGGAGCTAATGGACAATAGTAGACAGTTCCCAAG GAAGTTCCCTATAGAAACAATGAGATGTTCTACTCTTATGACGCAGACTCATGTTAAAAAAGATCTTATGGAGAAAAATGCAAATTCCGCATATCCTTTATTACATGAAACTGCAttatttttgtacattcgttttctggaaCATAAAAAGAAACATGGGATTGGACCAGAGAAAACATTATACGCAAGCATGGGTTTGCTTGAATTTGTTCAGCGCTTGCTTGAGAAGAGATCAGTTACATTTTTTGCAAAGAATGATAAATATCTATTACTGAGTGGAGAGCAGGGCATTAGTGGCTGGGAAGCAGTTGGATCG GAACATGAAACGACTCCACTATTTCTATCCAATTGTCTGAGTTATGATGAGATGAAACTCTCAGCACTGTTGTCAGTGTCGTCCTGGAGCTACTTCATTAATGAGGGCACACGTGATAATAAAGGTGTTCCTCAGAAGAACACGCAGAGTTTCACAACAAGGGGCATCATTATCGGTCTAATTGGAGCACGACTGAAGCGAATTGAACTCATGGAATGGCAGGAAGTTCTGATAACAAAGACACAGAACACTAAGGTGAAAGGTTATGGTGCAGCACCAGCATCTGGATCAACACAGCTGACCAGCGAACGCG AGCGTTCTCTCTCTTGGAGACAATTATGGGCAGATTTTTATGGGATCAAGCCACATCTTCTACTGTTTGAAGATATAGTAAAACTTCGAAAATCAGGCAACAAGGCTGCACTGACTCGCTACAGAGAGTTGAACAGGGATCGCCTATTTGACAATGTGGCATATAAGAAGAGAATGGTAGTCTCAATCGAGACTCTTCTGtttgag GCAGAAGCACGAGCAGTCGCGCAGGGGACCACAGCTTATATTCATGTAGTGGGAATTGGTCTTGGGGTATGGCGTGCATCAGAACATCAGGAGAAGGAGTTCCTCGACGCATTTGCAAGTTGTCTTCGGAGGTTGCGTCCTGTTCTTCAACATGTGTCAGATATAAACTTCGCCTGGTTCAAAGAACAAATGAATGCTGAAACTTGGAAAGGAATTACTGAGTCTAATGAAACag GTTCTGGGATTCGCATTATGTTCTCAAAGCGCCCTCCTCATTCCAAACTGTCAGATCCTGAAGATGCTGATAAACTTCTTGTGGTTTCCTATGCATGGGATGGAAATGCTCTGCCTGGCAATGAGTTTTGGCTAGGTAAACTTGGTTCAACTGGGGATTCAGCAGCTGCAAGCTCTACACAG ATCACAGAATTACACAATCCACATATCAACAAGAATAAGGTCAGTGGTGCCAATCTCCACATAGCCAGTGAAAAGTGGGGAATACTGCACATATCAGAATATGTCCGCAGGAAGATGGATCCTTCACAGACATCAACTAAGAAGTGA